The genomic stretch CGCTTCGCACGTCCGAGGATCGAGACGTAGCCTTCCTCGTCGACTTCGACGATGTCGCCCGTGTCGTACCAGCCGTCGGCGGGCGGCTGGAGCACGCCGGGGGTTTCGTGCAGGTAGTAGCCGCGCATGACGTTGCCGCCGCGCACGAAGAGGCGACCGCCGCGGTCGATGCCGGGCACGGATTCGAGCCGCCATTCGATGCCGGGCAGGAAACGGCCGACGGTGCCGGGTTTGTTGTGCATCGGCGTGTTCATCGTCAGCGCGGGCGCGGTCTCGGTCGCGCCGTAACCTTCGAAGATGCGCACGCCGAAACGATCGGCCCAGACCTTGCGCGTGCTCTCCTTGAGTTTCTCGGCCCCGGCGAAGACGTAGCGCACGGAGAAGAAGTCGTAGGGATGGGCGCGCCGCGCGTAGCCGGCGAGAAACGTGTTGGTGCCGAACAGGATCGTGGCGTTGGTCTGGTAGATCAGCTCGGGGATCACGCCGTAGTGGAGCGGCGTGGGATACATGAAGACGGGCGCACCGGAAAGCAGGGGCACGATCGTGCCGCCGGTGAGACCGAAGGCGTGGAACACGGGCAGGCAGTTGAAAAAGCGGTCGCGGCGGTTGAAGTCGATGCGCGCGGCGAGCTGGTGGCGATTGTGCTGCAGGTTGCGGTGCGAGAGCACCACGGCCTTGGGAGTGCCCGAGGAGCCGGAGGTGAACAGGATCACGGCCGGACGATCGGCTTCGGACTCGACCGGCGACAGCTCGCGCGCCGCGGCGTGCGCACGGAGACGCGCGATCGTCTGCGGGAAGAGCGAGCCGAGGACCACACCGCGGAGCGCGGCGAAACGGTCGCCTTTGAGCGTCTCGAGGAAGTGCACCTCCACGCCCGATTGCCGCATGGCCTCGACGGCGGCTTCGAGCTTCGCGAGGCGCACGAAACGCTCGGAGGTCCACACCACGCGCACGCACGCGGTGCGGCACGCGGCGACGAGGTTGGCCGGGCCGGCGGAGTAGTTGAGCATCGCACACACGCGACCGGACGACTGCACGCCGAAGAAGGAGGCGACGGCGGCGTTGCTGTTGGCGATGAGCAGGCCGACGGCGTCGCCGGGCGCAGTGCCGGCACACAGGCGCGGGCCGAGGAAGAGGCTCGTGGCGATCAACCTCCGGTAGGTCATCCGCTTGAACTGCGTGTCCTCCAGGATCTCGAATCCGCGGCCGTGCACGCGGGCGGCGTCGAGGAGACCTTGGAAGAGCGTGCGGCCGGTGTCGGCGGTCGCGACGTTGATCTGCGCGAGCATCTCGTAGAGCTCGCGGGCCAGCACCTGACGCGCGGCGCGACCGTAGACTCCCGGAGGCGCGTGGAACTTCCGCGGCGGCAGAATGGTGAGCGTGATCTTCGGAAACCACCGTTGGCGCACCTTGCCGTGGAGCCGCGAGAACGGCGTGTAGATCGCCCCGTCGATCTGCACCGGCACGAGATCGGCGTCGGCTTTGTCGGCCACGAGACCCGGGCCTTCGTAGACCTTCATCAAGGCGCCCGTCACGGTGAGGCGGCCCTCGGGAAAGATGACGATCGGCTTCCCCGCGCGAGCGAGATCCGTGAGGATCTTGATCGCCATCGGCTTCGTCGTGTCGAGCGGGTGGACGTCGACCGCCCACAGAAACGGCCGCACCCACCAGCGGCGCGCGATCTCGGTGTGGATGGCGAAGGTCGGACGCTCGGGCAGGAAGGCGGTGAGCAGCACGGCGTCGAGAAACGACGTGTGGTTGGCGATGATCACGCGGCGCTCGCCGGCCTCGGCGTAGTTCTCCTCGCCGCGCACCTCCACCTTGTAGATCAAGCGCAACACCCAACGCACACCCGTCTGTATCAACGATTCGGGTACGAGCCGCACCACGTAGACGGCGACGCAGAGGTTGGCCGCGGCGATGATCACGATGATGGCCGGCGTTCCGAGCCCGACCGCGTGGAGCACGGCGACGACGAGCGTGATGCACGTCATGAAGAGGGCGTTCATCACGTTGTTGGCCGCGATCACGCGGGAGCGGCGCGCGGGCTCCGCCCACGACTGCATCATCGCGTAGAGCGGCACCGTGAACACGCCGCCCGCGATCGCGATGCCGGCGAGGTCGACGATCAGGCGCGCGCCGTCCAGTGATTGAAAAGTGAATACGGCGTCGACGTAGCGATCACCCAGCCCGCTCGCGAACCACGCGAAGTCGAGCATGAAGACCGAGATGACGACGGCGGCGAGCGGCACGAACTTGGCCGTGATTTCTCCGCGAAGCATCCGGTTGCAGAGCAGCGAGCCTACGCCCACGCCGACCGAGAAGACCGCGTAGCAGATCGTCACGGCGGTCTTGTCGCCGTGGAGATACCCCTCGACGAAGCCCGGCACGGCGGTGAGCCAGAAGATGCCCACGAGCCAGAACCAAGAGATGCCGAGGATGGCCTGGAACACGCCGCGTTGCGTGCGCGCCGCGCCGACGAGATCGCGGGTGGCGGTGAACATGTTCCAGTTGATCCGCAGGTCGGACGTCTCCGACGGCGCGAGGGGCACGAAGAGACTCGCGAGCCACCCCGCGAAGGCGACGCCGAGCACGCCCCAGATCACCGTCGTGCGTCCGCCGTCGGCGAGGATCAACTCTTGCCCGAAGATCGTGCCGACGAGGATCGAGACGAACGTCGCGGCCTCGAAGATCGCGTTGCCGCCGACCAGCTCGTCCTTGCGCAGATGATACGGAAGCATGCTGTACTTCAACGGCCCGAAGAACGCCGACTGCGTGCCCATGAGGAAGAGCGTCGTGAAGAGCAACCAAGGGTCGTCGAGCACGAAGGCCGTCGCGCCGAGGATCATCGCGCCGATCTCCCAGACCTTCACCCAACGCACGAGCCGCGCCTTCTCGAACTTGTCGGCGATCTGCCCGGCGAAGGCCGAGA from Opitutales bacterium ASA1 encodes the following:
- a CDS encoding acyl-[ACP]--phospholipid O-acyltransferase, which codes for MDGFAWHEPSKGRPLMNSDSCTSTLGAVPKNARGPAPHVATGTRAAHNRPRMSSNQIHLLGTRRFLPLFLVQFLGAFNDNVFKGAFTILAAFHFTKTHGWDANIAPPIIGGVFILPFFVFSAFAGQIADKFEKARLVRWVKVWEIGAMILGATAFVLDDPWLLFTTLFLMGTQSAFFGPLKYSMLPYHLRKDELVGGNAIFEAATFVSILVGTIFGQELILADGGRTTVIWGVLGVAFAGWLASLFVPLAPSETSDLRINWNMFTATRDLVGAARTQRGVFQAILGISWFWLVGIFWLTAVPGFVEGYLHGDKTAVTICYAVFSVGVGVGSLLCNRMLRGEITAKFVPLAAVVISVFMLDFAWFASGLGDRYVDAVFTFQSLDGARLIVDLAGIAIAGGVFTVPLYAMMQSWAEPARRSRVIAANNVMNALFMTCITLVVAVLHAVGLGTPAIIVIIAAANLCVAVYVVRLVPESLIQTGVRWVLRLIYKVEVRGEENYAEAGERRVIIANHTSFLDAVLLTAFLPERPTFAIHTEIARRWWVRPFLWAVDVHPLDTTKPMAIKILTDLARAGKPIVIFPEGRLTVTGALMKVYEGPGLVADKADADLVPVQIDGAIYTPFSRLHGKVRQRWFPKITLTILPPRKFHAPPGVYGRAARQVLARELYEMLAQINVATADTGRTLFQGLLDAARVHGRGFEILEDTQFKRMTYRRLIATSLFLGPRLCAGTAPGDAVGLLIANSNAAVASFFGVQSSGRVCAMLNYSAGPANLVAACRTACVRVVWTSERFVRLAKLEAAVEAMRQSGVEVHFLETLKGDRFAALRGVVLGSLFPQTIARLRAHAAARELSPVESEADRPAVILFTSGSSGTPKAVVLSHRNLQHNRHQLAARIDFNRRDRFFNCLPVFHAFGLTGGTIVPLLSGAPVFMYPTPLHYGVIPELIYQTNATILFGTNTFLAGYARRAHPYDFFSVRYVFAGAEKLKESTRKVWADRFGVRIFEGYGATETAPALTMNTPMHNKPGTVGRFLPGIEWRLESVPGIDRGGRLFVRGGNVMRGYYLHETPGVLQPPADGWYDTGDIVEVDEEGYVSILGRAKRFAKIGGEMVSLTAVEELASATWPQALHAAVVRPHPQKGEEIVLVTEHPDPKRTDLLAVARERGIPELTLPRALVFRKKLPVLGSGKPDYVTLEEEVRAVSNTAPQE